Below is a window of Callospermophilus lateralis isolate mCalLat2 chromosome 9, mCalLat2.hap1, whole genome shotgun sequence DNA.
TAGCAGTAGCTCATTCAGCATGGGAATTATGCTCTTCCGGTTTCCATGGAGCTGTGGCTTGTCACCTGCTGCCAGTTATCAGAAGGATTTAGCACACAGTCACAATTTTATGGATGGTTTGCCAATTAACAGGTTTCCTTCTCCCAGGAAATCTGCATTCAAAGACAGCAGAGGGCAACACTGACCCAGACCTCAGCTCCACTGCCCCCGGGGCATTGGcccagtatgtgtgtgtgttgggaaaggccctgctccctctccaGATCCTGGGGCCAGTTAGATCTGCAAAGCGATTCACAGAAGTCTTAAGGGACACCCTAGGGTGTGCAAGTCAGGAAAACCGGGGCAGAAAGACAGTCTTCCCTCTGTCATCATAGGTTCTGAAGGGAATCTGTTGCAGCAAGGCTGTCTTGGATGAGAAGAACAAGTCTTGGATCAGGTTCCCTGGGTTCTCCAAGTGTGTGAACGTCTAATGTCTCAGCCTCTCCTTGCTGTATCATTTCACTGTGTCCTAGAGATTTGAAAGTACAATCAGTCTATGGAGTACATTTAAGAAAGAGGCTGCCTCCCAAAGAACATCAGCTCCTATGAGTGATGGGTTGCAGCCCTGCAAGACAGGTGTGTTGCCATCACAGGCCCTAGATGGGGACACAGAGACCCAGAGAGGTGAAGTAATTGGTCCAAATCACACAGCTAGTAACTATAGGTGGAGCCATATTTCCTCCGAAGACCATGGAGGAGAATGCTACAGCACACTGAGAAAGAGTAGATGGGCAGGAGGTGTACAACTCACAAGGTCTAAGGGCCCATGGCTCATGGATCAGGCATGTTCTGGTGTATCAAACTCCAGGCTGGTCCAAGAAGTATTAGTGTTGTGAGGCAGGGCCTCTCACGCTGCAGGGGCTAAAATGCCTGCTCTCTTCTGACCTTAAGAATCTTCTGCTTGTTCTCAAGAAGAACATTCTCCTTGTTTCCTTGTGGCTGCGGCCCCATAGAGCAGTCAGTGTGCCAGGATTTGTGGTGAGTGTTGGAGTGAAGGTCTCAGGGGCATAATATGGCCGGGTCTAAGGTGAGGACAAGGGAGTCTGGAGCCTCAAAGGGTATTGTGAGGGCGGGGGGCTAATATTTATTAGACATTTCCCTCCATCTGTACGCTGCCTCTAAGTCTGTGATGTTGAAACTGAAGTTGATCTCAAAGAAAAAGAGAATAGTGCTTATCAGAGCCTGGGAAGAGTTGGGTGACGGGAACAATGGAGAGAGGATGGTTAATGGGGACAGGAGTGCAGCAAGATAGCAGGAATAGCTTCTAAGACTCTATAGCACAGAAAGGTAACTACAATGGGTAACATTTGATTGAATATTTCAAATTGACGAATAAGATTCTAAatgtcccccccacacacacacacacaataatgaTAAATGTTCGAGGTAATGGAAATGCCAAATACTCTGATCATTACACTTCACATACATGGATTTAAATGCCACACGGTACCCCTGGTAACCAGCAGGAGGTAGTGGGGCTGATGCCTCAGCCTCTGGCTCTGCAGGATAGTTACCAGCATCAGGGGGCTCAGGGCCAGTGTGGCCGCCGTCAGTAGACTGGAGGGAAGGAAGAGCCAGCGCAGCCTGGAGATGGGTACCTTAATGTCCTATTATATAATCACTATATAATTATATAGTAATTACTGTATGTAGTAATTACTATATACATacttatgccaatttaaaaaaatatattaataaaaatgccTCTGGACTTTTTGCAATGTTTCTATGCTGTCAGTGTTGACAGTATTCAtgtttcacagaaaaggaaactaaCATAGAAAGGTGAGCAAAGCTTCTCCAGATCTTGCAGCCAGCACTGagacagaaacagagagagagagagaaaggagagaggggaggggtgCCTACTCCTGTGACTTGAACTGGGTCCCTTCTCCTTGCCACCCCAGCCATGGGCCTCCTCTAAGTGTACATCACCCAACAACTCGATTTGTCCCACTTTCCCAGAAGCCTGCCACCCACTTACCTCTTCcagcctccctctccttctcaCTAGCTTTTCTGAGATCTCTGCCTGCGGGGCCTCCTTCTTCCTCCCCAGTGGCAAGGAAGTTCTCAACACCACACAGAAACCCCACACAAGTCTTCTGAGACTCTGTGCCTGCAGATTGCTCCCACATGGAGCCCTGGGTAGAAGGGGTGTGGAAACACACGTGCCCATGGCTACACCTTCCTGCAGTCCCCCACAGTGACAGGGCCCCAGTGTTCTGGGAGGCAAAAATGTCAATGTTCCCCTGGCTCCTCCAGCCTGGCCTCATTTCCTGAGCCCTCAGCAGGTCAGAGGTCAGGTGGACCCACAGCCCTGCAATTTTGGTTCCCTGATGCCTGTTCCTTTCCTCTGGCAGGGCAGCGCTGAATCCAATCCACTGTGGCGAGCACTCATTACACGGTGCCTGCAAGCCAACcagacaggtgtgtgtgtgttgggggggacgTCAAGATGGGACTCAACATCCCCCACACCTGTGGGATGAATTCCAGCATGTGAATCCACGCCCACAGTTGCAGAGCAAAGGAGCCATGTGTGAGCTACATTTTGCACTgttgtttttgtatttgttgaACAGTCATTTCTAGAGTCTGCCCCAGCCCAGCATCTCTGCAAAGGAGGGGTCCCCTCAGGATCCCTGAAGGGTGGATCAATACTCTGGGCAAGTGCAGAACCAACAACCTGCTACACAGTTAGCCCAACCTGCAAAGAATTATGCTGGCATCCTGCCCCTTGGCCACTACGACCTGGCCAGGTCCAGTCCAGCTCTTCAGCAAGACACTCTGCACTCCCCAGGCAGCCAGTAACACCTCCCAGGGCTTCAGGGACATTAGAGTACCCATCTCCGGGCTGCGCTGGCTCTTCCTTCCCTCTAGTCTACTGATGGTGGCCACACTGGCCCTGAGCCCCCTGATGCTGGTGACCATCCTGCGGAGCCAGAGGTTGAGGCATCAGCCCCAGTACCTGCTGCTGGCCAACATCCTGCTCTCAGATCTTGCCTACATTTTCTTGCATACACTCATCTCCTCCAGCAACCTGAGTGGCTGGGAGCTGGGCCGGATTGTCTGCGGCATCCTAAGGGATGCTGCCTTTGCTTCCTATACTAGCACCATCCTGTCCTTCACAGCCACCGTGCTGCACACCTACCTGGCTGTTACTCATCCTCTGCGATACTTCTCCATCGTGTCTGGCAGAGCTGCCCGGAAGACAGTGGCCCTCATCTGGCTGGTGGCCTGCATCTTCCCCACATTTCTCCTTTGGTTTAGCAAGCAGCAGGATGCCAGTCTGGAGAAACAAGACACCTCCTGCATCCTGCCACTAGGCCTGGGCACTGAGCAGAGCCGTGGCACCTTGGTCACTGTCACCCACACCTCCATAGTGTGCATTCTCTTTCTGTGCAC
It encodes the following:
- the Gpr148 gene encoding putative G-protein coupled receptor 148, which translates into the protein MLASCPLATTTWPGPVQLFSKTLCTPQAASNTSQGFRDIRVPISGLRWLFLPSSLLMVATLALSPLMLVTILRSQRLRHQPQYLLLANILLSDLAYIFLHTLISSSNLSGWELGRIVCGILRDAAFASYTSTILSFTATVLHTYLAVTHPLRYFSIVSGRAARKTVALIWLVACIFPTFLLWFSKQQDASLEKQDTSCILPLGLGTEQSRGTLVTVTHTSIVCILFLCTALIIYCFWKIYAEVRPSGICTQGYSRARGTLLIHMVLITLYVGTGVVFSLDIMLTKYHHIGSSTHAWLLAANSEVLMMLPRAMLPYLYMIRYRQLLGVVRNHFSPRRHGDIFTIFQNYEVHNLAG